In a genomic window of Streptomyces sp. NBC_01142:
- a CDS encoding LUD domain-containing protein: MSTGPRSTASSRDRILARVRAAVADAPDTPEPTREYLHSHTPDDPAAILDLLHENLADYRAVVHRTDAGQLPSLLSRLLAEHGSGTVLVPPALPQWWLGAAETTRIHDRAESTAQELDAVDSVVTGCALAIAETGTIVLDGSPDQGRRRITLVPDHHICVVRAPDQVVASVPQAMPRLDPTRPLTWISGPSATSDIELDRVEGVHGPRTLEVVLLQG; encoded by the coding sequence ATGAGCACCGGGCCCCGCTCCACCGCGAGCTCCCGTGACCGCATTCTGGCGCGTGTCCGTGCGGCGGTGGCCGACGCGCCCGACACTCCAGAGCCCACCCGCGAGTACCTCCACAGCCACACTCCCGACGACCCTGCCGCGATCCTCGACCTGCTGCATGAGAACCTCGCGGACTACCGGGCCGTCGTGCACCGCACGGATGCCGGCCAACTGCCGTCGCTGCTGTCGCGGCTGCTCGCCGAGCACGGATCCGGGACCGTGCTGGTGCCGCCCGCGCTGCCGCAGTGGTGGCTCGGCGCTGCCGAAACCACCCGTATCCACGACCGCGCGGAGTCCACGGCACAGGAACTCGACGCGGTGGACAGCGTCGTCACCGGATGCGCGCTCGCCATCGCCGAGACGGGAACCATCGTTCTGGACGGCAGCCCCGACCAGGGACGCCGCCGCATCACGCTCGTACCGGACCATCACATCTGTGTCGTACGCGCCCCGGACCAGGTCGTCGCGTCGGTGCCGCAGGCGATGCCGCGTCTCGATCCGACGCGCCCGCTGACCTGGATCTCAGGCCCCTCCGCCACCAGTGACATCGAGCTCGACCGGGTCGAGGGTGTGCACGGCCCCCGCACCCTGGAGGTCGTCCTGCTACAGGGCTGA
- a CDS encoding MFS transporter, whose protein sequence is MAFTLVAAVVLLALFVRRSAQHDSPVLPLDLLRLPAMGPAMLANLLFAVAFSAMLLSAALWCQDVWHWSALQTGLAISPGPLMVPLLSALAGTLAQRLGAATVAAAGCVLFATGLIWWIATLNADDHNYVSGLLPGMVLTGIGVCFTLPTLVGTAVSRLPPTNFSTGSAVVTMARQTGGVVGVAGLVAVLGRPQGAQVAAAFRHGWIFTLVATVAAAAACCLLLPHTRPAARNGV, encoded by the coding sequence GTGGCGTTCACGCTCGTGGCCGCGGTCGTCCTGCTCGCGCTGTTCGTCCGGCGCTCGGCCCAGCACGACTCGCCGGTCCTCCCGCTGGATCTGCTGCGGCTGCCGGCCATGGGCCCTGCCATGCTCGCGAATCTGCTGTTCGCGGTGGCTTTCAGCGCCATGCTGCTCTCCGCGGCGCTGTGGTGCCAGGACGTATGGCACTGGTCCGCGCTGCAGACCGGTCTGGCGATCAGCCCCGGGCCGCTGATGGTCCCGCTCCTGTCCGCGCTCGCGGGCACGCTGGCGCAGCGGCTCGGTGCGGCGACCGTGGCCGCTGCCGGCTGTGTGCTGTTCGCGACCGGCCTCATCTGGTGGATCGCGACCCTGAACGCCGACGACCACAACTATGTGTCCGGGCTCCTGCCCGGCATGGTGCTGACCGGCATCGGCGTGTGCTTCACGCTGCCCACGCTGGTGGGCACCGCCGTCAGCAGGCTTCCTCCGACGAACTTCTCCACCGGCTCCGCGGTGGTGACCATGGCACGGCAGACCGGCGGTGTGGTGGGGGTCGCGGGACTCGTCGCGGTGCTCGGCAGGCCGCAGGGCGCGCAGGTGGCCGCTGCCTTCCGGCACGGCTGGATCTTCACTCTGGTGGCGACGGTGGCCGCCGCGGCGGCGTGCTGCCTGCTCCTGCCGCACACAAGGCCGGCGGCACGGAACGGCGTCTGA
- a CDS encoding (Fe-S)-binding protein: MRVALFVTCVNDALYPATGIATVRLLERLGVEVHFPAAQTCCGQPQFNTGYRRETEPLVRRTARAFEGYEYVVTPSGSCAAMVREHYAEFGETSLPSRMYELTEFLVDVLGVTDVGAYFPHTVTYHPSCHGLRMLGLGERPRKLLDAVKGLELRELPGAEECCGFGGTFAVKNADVSLAMGQDKIRNAASTGASVLCGADNSCLMHIGGILRRQGEHTSDAPLRALHIADILSCTEEEPHR; the protein is encoded by the coding sequence ATGCGTGTCGCACTCTTCGTCACCTGCGTCAACGACGCGTTGTATCCGGCCACGGGTATCGCGACGGTGAGACTCCTGGAGCGGCTGGGGGTGGAGGTGCACTTCCCGGCCGCGCAGACCTGTTGCGGGCAGCCTCAGTTCAACACCGGATACCGGCGTGAGACCGAACCTCTGGTACGGCGGACGGCACGGGCCTTCGAGGGGTACGAGTACGTCGTGACCCCGTCGGGATCCTGCGCGGCCATGGTGCGTGAGCACTACGCGGAGTTCGGGGAGACGTCGCTTCCGTCCCGTATGTACGAACTCACCGAGTTTCTTGTCGACGTCCTCGGTGTCACGGACGTCGGCGCGTACTTCCCGCACACCGTCACCTACCACCCCTCCTGCCACGGTCTGCGGATGCTCGGACTGGGGGAGCGGCCGAGGAAGCTCCTCGACGCGGTCAAGGGCCTGGAACTGCGTGAACTGCCCGGCGCCGAGGAGTGCTGCGGCTTCGGCGGCACGTTCGCCGTCAAGAACGCCGATGTCTCCCTCGCGATGGGCCAGGACAAGATCCGCAACGCCGCCTCCACTGGAGCCTCGGTGCTGTGCGGCGCCGACAACTCCTGCCTGATGCACATCGGCGGCATCCTGCGCCGCCAGGGCGAGCACACGAGCGACGCGCCACTGCGGGCCCTGCACATCGCGGACATTCTGAGCTGCACCGAAGAGGAGCCCCACCGATGA
- a CDS encoding alpha/beta fold hydrolase, whose product MPDITLPEPAFARSVHGTGPGLLLAHGAGGSIAANYGPILDGLTVGHTVVGVDFPGTGDTLRSLTPLALDELADQLVAAAVAEGLETFTAVGYSLGTAVAIRAAARHPERITAMVLTAPFARPNARLRLNAEHWRDLYASGAHAPLAQFLVPLALGASVLEAVPGDDLDALLQATARTLPPGSAEHTDLVTRVDVREDLARITVPTLVISTTEDLLVTPDLHREVADALPDAELVEIPTGHLPFAERPDEWLKLITTFLDRSAR is encoded by the coding sequence ATGCCTGACATCACCCTGCCCGAGCCCGCCTTCGCCCGCAGCGTCCATGGCACAGGTCCGGGACTGTTGCTCGCCCACGGCGCCGGTGGAAGCATCGCGGCCAACTACGGACCGATCCTCGACGGGCTCACCGTCGGCCACACCGTTGTCGGTGTCGACTTTCCTGGCACCGGCGACACGCTCCGTTCGCTCACGCCCCTCGCCCTGGACGAACTGGCCGACCAGCTTGTGGCCGCCGCGGTCGCCGAGGGCCTGGAAACCTTTACGGCCGTCGGCTACTCCCTGGGCACCGCCGTCGCGATCCGCGCCGCCGCCCGCCACCCGGAGCGCATCACGGCCATGGTGCTGACCGCACCGTTCGCCCGGCCCAACGCACGCCTGCGCTTGAACGCCGAACACTGGCGGGACCTCTACGCCTCCGGCGCCCACGCACCGCTGGCGCAGTTCCTCGTACCACTGGCGCTCGGCGCTTCAGTACTGGAAGCCGTCCCCGGCGATGATCTCGACGCCCTGCTGCAGGCGACCGCCCGGACCCTCCCGCCGGGCTCGGCCGAACACACCGACCTCGTCACCCGCGTCGACGTCCGCGAGGACCTCGCCCGCATCACCGTACCGACCCTGGTGATCTCCACGACCGAAGACCTCCTGGTCACGCCCGATCTGCACCGCGAGGTAGCCGACGCGCTCCCCGACGCCGAACTCGTCGAGATCCCGACCGGCCACCTCCCGTTCGCCGAACGCCCCGACGAATGGCTCAAGCTCATCACCACGTTCCTGGACCGGTCGGCACGCTGA
- a CDS encoding cytochrome P450, whose protein sequence is MASKDHARLDELQRDPYPLYARARRAEGLTFVPELDAWLVARDADVREVLRRPEEFSSVRALLPEVVPSPAALEVLAKGYGKRPTVVSTDGPAHQRHRAPLNRGLSAGRIAALVPYAAERAEALLDGFAPDGGVELMEAYARELPGQVIGRLIGLDPADVPLAVHGGYRAEELLFRPLDPDEQVRAAHDVVALQNLLDACIRDRRASPRDDLCSMMVAALAPGSGPLALDQRHELVSNLQNLLIAGHLTTTALIGTTLLHLLRDRSQWELICAEPELILGAVEEAARYDTAVQGFRRTTTRPVTIAGTELPPGSTVFVAYGSANRDERRYDRPEVFDITRPLSRQHLAFGHGAHGCPGSQLAREQLRLTIGLFTRRLPGLRLADDRPPVVMRPTLIHRSPEELHLAW, encoded by the coding sequence GTGGCGAGCAAAGATCACGCCAGGCTCGACGAGCTGCAACGCGATCCCTATCCGCTCTATGCGCGGGCGCGCCGGGCCGAGGGGCTCACGTTCGTTCCCGAGCTCGACGCCTGGCTCGTGGCGCGGGACGCGGATGTACGGGAAGTGCTGCGGCGGCCCGAGGAATTCTCGTCGGTGCGCGCACTGCTCCCCGAAGTGGTGCCCTCACCCGCCGCGCTGGAGGTACTGGCCAAGGGGTACGGGAAGCGGCCCACGGTCGTCTCCACCGACGGCCCCGCCCATCAGCGCCACCGGGCCCCGCTCAACCGTGGACTGTCCGCCGGACGCATCGCCGCGCTGGTGCCGTACGCCGCCGAGCGCGCCGAGGCCCTGCTCGACGGTTTCGCGCCGGACGGCGGCGTCGAGCTGATGGAGGCGTACGCGCGCGAGTTACCCGGTCAGGTGATCGGCCGGCTGATCGGCCTCGACCCCGCGGATGTGCCCCTCGCCGTGCATGGCGGCTACCGTGCGGAAGAGCTGCTGTTCCGGCCGCTGGACCCGGACGAGCAGGTCCGCGCCGCCCACGATGTTGTCGCGCTCCAGAATCTGCTCGACGCCTGCATACGCGACCGCCGGGCGAGCCCCCGCGACGATCTCTGCTCGATGATGGTCGCCGCGCTCGCGCCCGGAAGCGGACCACTCGCACTCGACCAGCGCCACGAACTCGTCTCGAACCTCCAGAACCTCCTGATCGCCGGGCATCTGACCACCACCGCGCTGATCGGCACGACACTGCTCCACCTGCTGCGCGACCGCAGCCAGTGGGAACTGATCTGCGCCGAACCGGAGTTGATACTGGGGGCCGTGGAGGAGGCCGCACGGTACGACACAGCGGTCCAGGGTTTCCGGCGGACCACCACCCGGCCCGTCACGATCGCCGGAACCGAACTTCCCCCCGGGTCCACCGTGTTCGTGGCCTACGGATCGGCCAACCGGGACGAGCGACGCTACGACCGGCCCGAGGTCTTCGACATCACCCGGCCGCTCTCCCGTCAGCATCTGGCATTCGGTCACGGAGCCCATGGCTGCCCCGGATCCCAGCTGGCCCGCGAACAACTTCGCCTGACGATCGGCCTGTTCACCCGCAGACTGCCCGGGCTGCGGCTCGCCGACGACCGCCCGCCGGTCGTGATGCGGCCCACGCTGATCCATCGCTCGCCCGAGGAGCTGCATCTCGCCTGGTGA
- the cobF gene encoding precorrin-6A synthase (deacetylating), whose translation MRQIYVIGIGAGDPDHLTLQAVKALNKADAFFILDKGEEKSDLTQLRRDILDAHIADPSYRLIEARDPERDRKTSDYSPAVDDWRRRRADLYERFIAEELGEDECGAFLVWGDPALYDSTLGILEEILERGAVAFDHEVVPGISSVSALLARHRTGLNRVARPVQITTGRRLAEGWPEGVDDVVVMLDARHAFTRHLDQDLFIYWGAYVGTEDEILVSGRLSEVSERIEELRAAARARKGWIMDTYLLRRG comes from the coding sequence GTGAGACAGATCTATGTGATCGGCATCGGAGCGGGCGACCCCGACCATCTGACGCTGCAGGCGGTCAAGGCGCTGAACAAGGCGGATGCGTTCTTCATCCTCGACAAGGGCGAGGAGAAGTCGGATCTGACACAGCTGCGGCGCGACATCCTCGACGCGCACATCGCGGACCCTTCGTACCGTCTGATCGAGGCGCGCGATCCGGAGCGGGACCGGAAAACATCGGACTACTCCCCCGCCGTCGACGACTGGCGCCGCCGCCGGGCCGACCTCTATGAGCGGTTCATCGCCGAGGAGCTGGGCGAGGACGAGTGCGGGGCGTTCCTCGTCTGGGGCGATCCGGCGCTGTACGACTCCACCCTCGGCATCCTCGAGGAGATCCTGGAGCGTGGCGCGGTCGCCTTCGACCACGAGGTGGTTCCCGGCATCAGCAGCGTCTCGGCGCTGCTCGCCAGGCATCGCACCGGGCTCAACCGGGTCGCCCGTCCCGTGCAGATCACGACGGGCCGGCGGCTCGCCGAGGGCTGGCCGGAGGGCGTGGACGACGTGGTCGTGATGCTGGACGCCCGGCATGCCTTCACCCGTCACCTCGACCAGGATCTGTTCATCTACTGGGGCGCCTATGTGGGCACCGAGGACGAGATCCTGGTGTCGGGGCGGCTGTCGGAGGTGTCGGAGCGGATCGAGGAGCTGCGGGCCGCGGCACGCGCCCGCAAGGGCTGGATCATGGACACCTACCTGCTGCGGCGCGGCTGA
- a CDS encoding LutB/LldF family L-lactate oxidation iron-sulfur protein, translating to MSGTYLGMPPFPTAAKEAVHNATLRANLRHATHTIRDKRAKAVAELADWAQLREAGKQIKDRTLRHLDRYLEQLETAVTAAGGTVHWAADADEANRIVADLVKATGEREVVKVKSMATQEIGLNEALEAQGIAAYETDLAELIVQLGDDRPSHILVPAIHRNRGEIRDIFEEKMASWGRAAPEGLSDSPAELAEAARLHLREKFLRAKVGISGANFMVAETGTLVVFESEGNGRMCLTLPETLISVVGIEKVVPSWRDLEVFLQTLPRSSTAERMNPYTSMWTGTADTDGPETFHLVLLDNGRTAALADEVGRQALRCIRCSACLNVCPVYERAGGHAYGSVYPGPIGAILSPQLRGTQSEIDASLPYASSLCGACYEVCPVAIDIPEVLVHLRERVADRGGKGHRLEKAAIKAAGWVLDHPAALAAGERIASRTRKLHPRKPPGAGAWTAGRELPELPAESFRDWWKKNRT from the coding sequence ATGAGCGGGACGTATCTCGGGATGCCGCCCTTCCCCACGGCGGCCAAGGAGGCCGTGCACAATGCGACGCTGCGCGCCAATCTGCGGCACGCCACCCACACCATCCGCGACAAGCGGGCCAAGGCAGTGGCGGAACTCGCCGACTGGGCACAGCTGCGCGAAGCCGGCAAGCAGATCAAGGACCGCACACTGCGTCATCTCGACCGATATCTCGAGCAGTTGGAGACGGCCGTCACCGCGGCCGGCGGCACCGTGCACTGGGCGGCCGACGCCGACGAGGCGAACAGGATCGTCGCCGACCTCGTGAAGGCCACCGGCGAGCGTGAGGTCGTCAAGGTCAAGTCGATGGCCACCCAGGAGATCGGCCTCAACGAAGCGCTGGAGGCCCAAGGCATCGCGGCGTACGAGACCGATCTCGCCGAGCTCATCGTGCAGCTCGGCGACGACCGGCCGTCGCACATCCTGGTCCCCGCCATCCACAGGAACCGCGGCGAGATCCGCGACATCTTCGAGGAGAAGATGGCGAGTTGGGGGCGGGCCGCACCCGAGGGGCTCTCCGACAGCCCGGCCGAACTCGCCGAGGCGGCCCGCCTTCACCTCCGGGAGAAGTTCCTGCGGGCCAAGGTCGGCATCTCCGGCGCCAACTTCATGGTCGCCGAGACCGGCACCCTCGTCGTCTTCGAGTCGGAGGGCAACGGCCGGATGTGCCTGACCCTGCCCGAGACGCTGATCTCGGTGGTGGGGATCGAGAAGGTCGTGCCGAGCTGGCGCGACCTGGAGGTCTTTCTGCAGACGCTCCCGCGCTCCTCGACCGCCGAGCGGATGAATCCGTACACCAGCATGTGGACCGGCACGGCCGATACGGACGGACCAGAGACCTTTCATCTGGTGCTGCTCGACAACGGGAGGACCGCCGCACTGGCCGACGAGGTCGGACGGCAGGCGCTGCGCTGCATTCGCTGCTCCGCCTGCCTCAATGTGTGCCCGGTGTACGAGCGGGCGGGCGGCCATGCGTACGGCTCCGTCTACCCCGGCCCCATCGGCGCGATCCTCAGCCCCCAGCTGCGCGGAACGCAGAGCGAGATCGATGCCTCCCTGCCGTACGCCTCCTCCCTCTGCGGTGCCTGTTACGAGGTGTGCCCGGTCGCCATCGACATCCCCGAGGTCCTCGTCCACCTCCGGGAGCGGGTCGCCGACCGGGGCGGCAAGGGGCACCGGCTGGAGAAGGCCGCGATCAAGGCGGCAGGCTGGGTCCTCGACCATCCCGCCGCGCTCGCCGCGGGGGAGCGCATCGCGTCCAGGACTCGCAAGCTGCATCCGAGGAAGCCGCCGGGCGCCGGGGCCTGGACGGCCGGCCGTGAACTGCCCGAGCTGCCCGCCGAATCCTTCCGTGACTGGTGGAAGAAGAACCGCACATGA
- a CDS encoding NAD(P)/FAD-dependent oxidoreductase, translating to MTKPESAVYDYDVVISGSGLAGSAAAILLARRGVRVALLERRSDPEAYKVLCTHSLQASAYPVLDELGLIPALEKAGAVRNEARWYTRWGWIEPRAAPTGPELPYAYNIRRSTLDPLIRSHAAETPGVDLLLGHHVTGLVREAGRTLGVRASTSQGEREIRARLVVGADGKDSAVAKFAGVPARLHENARFGYLAHFRNLPLHGGIGHTWFLEPDMAYAFPNDDGVTVIAVLPEKKRLPAFREDLEGSFFAFVRALPEAPPIDSAERLTKITGTVNYPLHSRRPTAPGVALIGDAALTGDPLWGVGCGWALQSAQWLAETVASAATGRGDLSRSLVMYARRHRRQLRGHQYLAADFAKARPFNPMERLMFSAAARDESVARHMHLFASRLIGPLRFLNPVALAKASAVNIKHRGTTVPTAHLSHTGS from the coding sequence ATGACCAAGCCTGAGAGCGCGGTATACGACTACGACGTCGTCATCAGCGGATCCGGTCTCGCCGGCAGCGCCGCGGCGATCTTGCTCGCTCGACGCGGTGTCCGCGTTGCACTGCTGGAACGCCGCTCGGACCCCGAAGCGTACAAGGTGCTTTGCACCCACTCCCTCCAGGCCAGCGCCTACCCGGTGCTGGACGAACTCGGCCTCATCCCCGCTCTGGAGAAGGCGGGAGCCGTCCGCAACGAGGCCCGCTGGTACACCCGCTGGGGATGGATCGAGCCGAGGGCAGCGCCGACGGGCCCCGAGCTTCCGTACGCATACAACATTCGGCGCAGCACCCTTGACCCGTTGATCAGGTCCCATGCGGCGGAGACTCCTGGCGTCGATCTGCTCCTCGGTCATCATGTGACCGGGCTGGTCCGGGAAGCCGGGCGAACTCTGGGGGTGCGCGCGTCGACATCACAGGGCGAGCGCGAGATCCGGGCCCGCCTGGTGGTCGGCGCCGATGGCAAGGACTCGGCCGTAGCGAAGTTCGCCGGGGTGCCTGCTCGGCTGCACGAGAACGCGCGGTTCGGCTATCTCGCGCACTTCCGCAACCTTCCGCTGCACGGCGGGATCGGTCACACATGGTTCCTCGAGCCCGACATGGCGTACGCGTTTCCGAACGACGACGGGGTGACGGTCATCGCGGTGCTCCCGGAAAAGAAACGGCTGCCGGCCTTCCGGGAAGACCTGGAGGGTAGCTTCTTCGCATTCGTCCGCGCCCTACCCGAGGCACCGCCCATCGACTCCGCCGAGCGCCTCACGAAGATCACCGGCACTGTCAACTACCCGCTTCACAGCCGCAGGCCGACCGCACCGGGCGTCGCGCTCATCGGCGACGCCGCCCTGACCGGCGACCCCCTGTGGGGAGTGGGATGCGGGTGGGCTCTGCAGTCTGCGCAATGGTTGGCAGAGACGGTCGCCTCGGCCGCAACCGGTCGGGGCGACCTCAGTAGGTCGCTCGTGATGTACGCACGCAGGCACCGGCGCCAGCTGCGCGGTCACCAGTACCTGGCCGCCGACTTCGCCAAGGCCCGTCCGTTCAATCCCATGGAGCGGCTGATGTTCTCGGCGGCAGCGCGCGACGAGTCGGTGGCGCGGCACATGCACCTGTTTGCATCCCGCCTGATCGGTCCGCTGCGATTCTTGAACCCCGTGGCGCTGGCCAAGGCTTCGGCCGTCAACATCAAGCATCGCGGGACGACTGTGCCCACCGCGCACCTGTCACACACAGGGTCATGA
- a CDS encoding TetR/AcrR family transcriptional regulator, with translation MTKTGGRPRGFDRDTALEQALTEFWRHGYEATSIASLTAAMGINPPSLYGAFGDKRKLFTEAVRRYGQTYGAFGGRALAEEPTAHAAVRRLLHEAAQEYTDPGHPPGCMVITAATNCTPAAEDIKAELRALREASKHAIHEKITADLRAGCLAASVDAAALAMFYAATLQGMSTQACDGAGRSDLERLADIAMTAWPS, from the coding sequence ATGACGAAGACTGGAGGCCGCCCGAGGGGCTTCGACCGCGACACCGCCCTGGAGCAGGCGCTGACCGAGTTCTGGCGGCACGGGTACGAGGCCACCTCGATCGCCTCGCTGACCGCGGCGATGGGCATCAACCCGCCCAGCCTGTACGGAGCCTTCGGGGACAAGCGGAAGCTCTTCACCGAAGCGGTCCGGCGCTACGGGCAGACCTACGGCGCGTTCGGCGGCCGCGCCCTGGCGGAGGAACCCACGGCCCATGCCGCGGTACGACGTTTGCTGCATGAAGCCGCACAGGAGTACACCGATCCCGGCCACCCGCCCGGCTGCATGGTCATCACCGCCGCGACGAACTGCACGCCGGCGGCCGAGGACATCAAGGCCGAACTGCGCGCCCTGCGCGAGGCGAGCAAGCACGCCATCCACGAGAAGATCACTGCCGACCTGCGCGCCGGGTGCCTGGCCGCCTCCGTCGACGCGGCCGCGCTCGCCATGTTCTACGCGGCCACCCTCCAGGGCATGTCCACCCAGGCCTGCGACGGCGCCGGCCGAAGCGATCTGGAACGACTCGCCGACATCGCCATGACCGCCTGGCCGTCATGA
- a CDS encoding cobalt-precorrin-6A reductase gives MPGTHILVLGGTAEARQLAAELAARPATRVTTSLAGRVAQPRMPAGDVRIGGFGGPEGLGGWLREQEVDAVVDATHPFAAVISAHAAQAAAAVGIPLCVLRRPGWSAGPGDRWHPADSLADAAAQLPALGRSVFLTTGRLGLAAFADLGQLRFLVRSVEPPEPPLPPHTHVLLARGPFTVEGERELLRTHGIDVLVTKDSGGPATAAKLTAARELSLPVVVVRRPPAPTGVALAPDVAGVLELLGGLLSRAAAGRCP, from the coding sequence ATGCCCGGCACGCACATCCTCGTCCTCGGCGGTACTGCCGAAGCCCGGCAGCTCGCCGCCGAGCTCGCCGCCCGCCCCGCCACCCGGGTGACCACCTCGCTCGCCGGGCGGGTGGCGCAGCCCCGGATGCCCGCCGGAGACGTACGCATCGGAGGGTTCGGCGGGCCCGAAGGGCTCGGCGGCTGGCTGCGCGAGCAGGAGGTGGACGCCGTTGTCGACGCCACCCACCCCTTCGCCGCCGTCATCAGCGCCCATGCCGCTCAGGCCGCCGCCGCCGTGGGCATCCCGCTGTGCGTGCTGCGGCGGCCCGGCTGGAGCGCCGGTCCCGGGGACCGCTGGCATCCGGCCGACTCGCTCGCCGACGCCGCCGCGCAGCTGCCCGCGCTGGGACGGAGTGTCTTCCTCACCACCGGGCGCCTCGGCCTCGCCGCCTTCGCGGACCTCGGACAACTGCGCTTTCTCGTACGGTCGGTGGAGCCCCCCGAGCCGCCGCTGCCCCCGCACACCCACGTCCTGCTGGCCCGCGGCCCCTTCACCGTCGAGGGCGAGCGGGAGCTGCTGCGTACGCACGGCATCGACGTCCTCGTCACCAAGGACAGCGGCGGACCCGCCACCGCCGCCAAGCTCACCGCCGCACGCGAGCTGTCCCTGCCCGTCGTCGTGGTCCGCCGCCCGCCCGCGCCGACGGGGGTGGCCCTGGCCCCGGACGTGGCGGGCGTTCTCGAACTGCTCGGCGGACTGCTCAGCCGCGCCGCAGCAGGTAGGTGTCCATGA
- a CDS encoding nitronate monooxygenase family protein: MHTPVCELLGIEVPVICAPFGPWEEVELAAAVCEAGGLGSLGTAARSLPELRQQWSRLRGLTDRPFAINHTTRPLDEDAFRATIEERPAAISFHLAVPDDLIARAHDAGILWIQQVMDARQAAEALDAGADVIVAQGGEAGGHGGEVSTMVLVPQVVDMAGDTPVVAAGGIADGRGLAAALVLGAQGVSMGTRFLASAEMTASDEWKQRIVAADAVDAVKATNSDGILSPYTRPGSFGVPRTLRTPLVDTLREHPERIDPTEVVPLLMEAVRSGRGDEYLPFTGQSAGLVHEILPAGEIIRRVVGDAESVLVAVAAAVAASRASGPSGPSGAAGAAGGG; encoded by the coding sequence ATGCATACGCCCGTGTGTGAACTGCTCGGCATAGAGGTGCCCGTCATCTGCGCCCCCTTCGGTCCGTGGGAAGAGGTCGAGCTGGCAGCGGCCGTGTGCGAGGCCGGCGGCCTCGGCAGCCTGGGTACAGCGGCCCGGTCCCTCCCCGAACTCAGGCAGCAGTGGTCCCGGCTGCGCGGGCTGACCGACCGCCCGTTCGCGATCAACCACACGACGCGGCCGCTCGACGAGGACGCCTTCCGGGCCACGATCGAGGAACGCCCCGCGGCCATCTCCTTCCACCTCGCGGTGCCCGACGACCTGATCGCTCGGGCTCATGACGCCGGCATTCTGTGGATCCAGCAGGTGATGGATGCCCGGCAGGCGGCCGAGGCCCTCGACGCAGGCGCCGATGTCATCGTCGCGCAGGGCGGCGAGGCCGGAGGCCACGGTGGCGAGGTGAGCACCATGGTGCTGGTACCGCAGGTCGTCGACATGGCGGGCGACACCCCGGTCGTCGCGGCCGGGGGAATCGCCGACGGGCGTGGCCTCGCCGCGGCGCTGGTCCTGGGCGCCCAGGGAGTGTCGATGGGGACCCGATTTCTGGCATCGGCGGAGATGACCGCGTCCGACGAGTGGAAACAGCGGATCGTGGCGGCGGACGCCGTCGATGCCGTCAAGGCGACCAACAGCGACGGCATACTGTCGCCGTACACCCGTCCCGGCAGCTTCGGCGTACCCAGGACCCTGCGCACCCCTCTGGTGGACACCTTGCGTGAGCATCCCGAGCGGATTGACCCGACAGAGGTCGTGCCGCTGCTGATGGAGGCTGTCCGCAGCGGGCGCGGCGACGAGTATCTGCCGTTCACCGGACAGTCGGCAGGACTCGTCCACGAGATCCTTCCGGCGGGCGAGATCATCCGCAGGGTCGTCGGCGACGCGGAGTCCGTCCTGGTCGCTGTGGCTGCCGCCGTCGCCGCCTCCCGCGCGTCCGGTCCGTCGGGTCCGTCGGGCGCAGCGGGCGCGGCGGGCGGGGGCTGA
- a CDS encoding DUF309 domain-containing protein — MDNARRDRDAEGRARNARPRDGLGRPLPYGTPGVERQPEGVIRTPGQTLTEAQRLLDAGMPFHAHEVLEDAWKSGPEAERELWRGLAQLAVGLTHAARGNTAGGARLLLRGADRIAGFPDPYDIDVAGLTAWAQELAARVEGPLDAGAEAPRLTSAL, encoded by the coding sequence GTGGACAACGCACGAAGGGACCGCGACGCCGAGGGGCGCGCACGCAACGCACGCCCCCGCGACGGGCTGGGACGCCCGCTTCCGTACGGGACTCCAGGAGTGGAGCGGCAGCCCGAGGGGGTGATCCGCACTCCCGGTCAGACACTGACCGAGGCGCAGCGGCTCCTCGACGCGGGCATGCCCTTCCATGCGCACGAGGTCCTCGAGGACGCCTGGAAGTCCGGGCCCGAGGCGGAGCGTGAGCTGTGGCGCGGGCTCGCCCAGCTGGCAGTCGGCCTCACACACGCCGCCCGCGGCAATACGGCGGGCGGCGCACGGCTGCTGCTCAGAGGCGCGGACCGGATCGCCGGATTCCCCGACCCGTACGACATCGATGTGGCCGGACTGACCGCCTGGGCACAGGAACTCGCGGCCCGGGTCGAAGGACCGCTGGACGCCGGCGCCGAGGCCCCCCGGCTGACCTCAGCCCTGTAG